One genomic region from Phycodurus eques isolate BA_2022a chromosome 16, UOR_Pequ_1.1, whole genome shotgun sequence encodes:
- the LOC133414902 gene encoding methionine-R-sulfoxide reductase B1-A-like — translation MSFCSFYGREVYKDHFTPGIYACAKCDHHLFSSRSKYEHSSPWPAFTETVRQDSVAKRQERPGAFKVLCGMCGNGLGHEFVNDGPAKGLSRFUIFSSSLKFIPKEKVDGQ, via the exons ATGTCGTTCTGTTCCTTCTACGGTCGGGAGGTTTATAAAGACCATTTCACACCAG GAATTTACGCATGCGCCAAGTGTGATCACCATCTGTTCTCCAGCCGCTCCAAGTACGAGCATTCGTCTCCCTGGCCGGCCTTCACGGAGACCGTCCGCCAAGACAGCGTGGCCAAACGCCAGGAGAGACCTGGAGCCTTCAAG GTGTTGTGCGGCATGTGTGGAAATGGCCTCGGCCACGAGTTTGTCAACGACGGGCCTGCTAAAGGCTTGTCTCGTTTTTGAATATTCAGCAGCTCACTAAAGTTCATCCCGAAAG AAAAGGTCGATGGACAGTAA
- the LOC133415151 gene encoding large ribosomal subunit protein uL3-like, whose product MVSGLCVSHRKFHAPRHGHLGFLPRKRSKKHRGRVRTWPKDDPSKPVHLTAFLGYKAGMTHTLREVHRVGLSALIGHVLIGVTSRWHTKKLPRKTHKGLRKVACIGAWHPAQVGFSVARAGQKGFHHRTEINKKIYRIGRGLHIQDGKVVRNNASTDYDISRKTITPMGGFPHYGDVKNDFVMVKGCVVGAKKTHLPAFRKSLLVHTSRKSLEAIELKIIDTTSKFGHGRFQTAQEKRAFMGPRKMGAFETVPEPQPEEI is encoded by the exons ATGGTCAGTGGTCTTTGTGTG TCACATCGCAAATTCCACGCACCACGCCACGGACACTTGGGCTTTCTCCCTCGCAAGCGTAGTAAGAAGCACAGGGGCAGAGTGCGCACGTGGCCTAAAGATGACCCCAGCAAACCCGTGCACCTCACGGCCTTCCTGGGGTACAAGGCTGGCATGACCCACACCCTCAGAGAGGTGCACCGCGTTGGTCTCA GTGCACTCATTGGTCACGTGCTGATAGGTGTGACAAGCCGCTGGCACACAAAGAAGCTCCCCAGGAAGACCCACAAGGGTCTGCGGAAGGTGGCGTGCATCGGCGCGTGGCATCCGGCTCAAGTGGGTTTCAGCGTCGCCCGGGCCGGACAGAAGGGTTTTCACCACCGGACCGAGATCAACAAGAAG ATCTATCGAATCGGTCGGGGGCTTCACATCCAGGATGGAAAGGTCGTCCGGAATAACGCCTCCACCGATTATGACATCAGCCGGAAGACCATCACACCCATG GGAGGCTTCCCGCACTACGGCGACGTGAAGAATGATTTTGTCATGGTGAAAGGTTGCGTCGTCGGCGCCAAAAAAAC CCATCTTCCCGCTTTCCGCAAGTCTTTGCTGGTGCACACGTCTCGCAAATCGTTGGAAGCCATCGAGCTCAAGATCATTGACACCACGTCCAAGTTTGGTCACGGTCGCTTCCAGACCGCGCAGGAGAAAAGAGCTTTTATG GGCCCACGAAAGATGGGTGCCTTCGAGACCGTGCCGGAGCCTCAACCAGAAGAGATCTAA